In one window of Juglans regia cultivar Chandler chromosome 3, Walnut 2.0, whole genome shotgun sequence DNA:
- the LOC108996931 gene encoding vacuolar protein sorting-associated protein 2 homolog 2, with the protein MNIFRKKTSPKDALRTSKREMAVATRGIEREIASLQLEEKKLVAEIKKTAKTGNEAATRILARQLVRLRQQITNLQGSRAQIRGVATHTQALYASTSISTGMKGATKAMVAMNKQMAPAKQAKVIKEFQKQSAQMDMTIEMMSESIDETLDKDEAEEETEELTNQVLDEIGVDIASQLSSAPKGRIASRNTENVVTRSEPPDVEDLEKRLASLRRI; encoded by the exons ATGAACATTTTCAGGAAGAAAACCTCACCCAAAG ATGCTCTGCGAACAAGCAAGAGAGAAATGGCCGTTGCCACAAGag GTATTGAACGGGAGATTGCATCTCTTCAATTGGAG GAGAAGAAATTGGTGGCCGAGATTAAGAAAACCGCTAAAACTGGAAATGAG GCTGCAACCAGAATCTTAGCTCGTCAACTTGTCCGGCTGCGTCAACAAATAACTAATTTGCAAGGGAGTCGTGCACAAATCAGAGGTGTAGCAACTCATACGCAG GCATTGTATGCTAGCACTTCAATTTCTACTGGAATGAAGGGTGCAACTAAAGCAATGGTGGCAATGAACAAG CAAATGGCACCAGCAAAACAAGCTAAGGTGATTAAAGAGTTTCAGAAGCAGTCAGCACAGATGGACATGACT ATAGAGATGATGTCAGAGTCTATTGATGAAACTTTAGACAAAGATGAGGCTGAAGAGGAAACAGAGGAGCTCACTAACCAG GTGCTTGATGAGATTGGTGTGGATATTGCATCCCAG TTATCCTCAGCCCCAAAAGGCCGAATTGCATCAAGGAACACTGAAAATGTTGTTACTCG TTCTGAACCTCCTGATGTTGAGGATCTCGAGAAAAGATTGGCCTCACTTCGACGCATCTGA